The Arcanobacterium pinnipediorum genome includes a region encoding these proteins:
- a CDS encoding IMPACT family protein, protein MTTLLRLPAGTELRSELEIKRSRFITLIRRVESLHSARDLLAQARAEFPDARHHCSAYIVSVAGAQPLNHSSDDGEPSGTAGRPMLDVLLGANLTDIAAVVVRYFGGTLLGTGGLVRAYSDSVRNCLTGVELVSPVTRSVQRITLPHSWAGKFDADARTRGYDVIDTLYEHSGVTFRVAVSDVEQFAVYVSEITKGARTAQPDGVVVLDIPAGTLTL, encoded by the coding sequence ATGACTACTTTACTGCGTTTGCCTGCCGGCACCGAATTACGTTCCGAGCTCGAGATTAAGCGTTCGCGCTTCATTACTCTTATTCGCCGCGTGGAATCACTGCACTCAGCGCGCGATCTACTCGCCCAAGCCCGCGCCGAATTCCCCGACGCCCGCCACCATTGTAGCGCCTACATCGTCAGCGTTGCCGGAGCCCAACCGCTTAACCATTCTTCTGACGACGGCGAACCCTCTGGTACTGCTGGCCGGCCAATGCTCGATGTTTTGCTCGGGGCAAACCTCACCGATATTGCTGCAGTTGTGGTGCGCTACTTTGGTGGAACACTGCTTGGTACCGGCGGGCTCGTTCGGGCATATTCTGATTCCGTACGCAACTGCCTAACCGGAGTCGAACTGGTTTCGCCGGTAACGCGCTCAGTCCAACGCATCACCCTCCCCCACAGTTGGGCCGGAAAATTCGACGCCGATGCCCGCACTCGTGGCTACGACGTCATCGATACGCTCTATGAACATTCTGGCGTGACGTTTCGAGTGGCTGTTAGCGACGTCGAACAATTCGCCGTCTATGTATCTGAGATAACCAAAGGCGCACGAACTGCCCAACCCGACGGCGTCGTCGTACTTGATATTCCGGCCGGAACACTAACTTTGTGA
- the rpmF gene encoding 50S ribosomal protein L32, protein MAVPKRKMSRSNTRSRRSQWKAELTELQTVKSLGGREVRIPRRLAKAAQKGLLD, encoded by the coding sequence ATGGCAGTACCTAAGCGCAAGATGTCCCGTAGCAACACCCGCTCTCGCCGCTCCCAGTGGAAGGCTGAGCTCACTGAGCTTCAGACCGTAAAGTCTCTTGGTGGCCGCGAGGTTCGTATTCCGCGCCGTTTGGCAAAGGCTGCACAAAAGGGCTTGCTTGACTAA
- a CDS encoding sialidase family protein has protein sequence MFVEACQPRPIARPHDGGEVRIPALGIRNAQPVCFYDLRPAPLTGSGRTFTGEVMASDLPNPNRIAYVVLDGTLHSATFVEDPAISSDAAVASSNEQITVAYSSVEGQVSYMSSTYAGPRLVPWLGFARTGEDFTHHRLDILYEETHADALFATSGSTVMFNGHALVPYVVRIQDETHVRVVHFRDGQYVGMSAPIASPDFLIDETSLALDKNNHIILNARIQGFEGRGAGGRLVAKSADGFEFSSLEYRSLPDPGCNAKAIGNLFIHPHSMVGRQQGCIVDMESGDVVYRFDDGEFGYSDALWHEDRLIVVAERNNELWQWTLALARSA, from the coding sequence GTGTTTGTTGAAGCTTGCCAGCCGCGCCCGATTGCTCGGCCACATGACGGCGGTGAAGTGCGGATCCCAGCATTAGGTATCCGCAACGCACAACCCGTGTGCTTTTATGATCTACGTCCAGCTCCGCTAACAGGTAGTGGAAGAACATTTACTGGTGAAGTGATGGCATCTGATCTTCCCAACCCGAACCGGATTGCCTACGTCGTCTTGGATGGTACGTTACATAGCGCTACTTTTGTTGAAGATCCAGCGATTTCTTCGGACGCGGCAGTGGCCTCTAGCAACGAACAAATAACGGTGGCATACAGTTCGGTGGAAGGCCAAGTGAGCTATATGTCTTCGACCTATGCCGGCCCGCGACTGGTGCCGTGGCTAGGCTTTGCCCGAACCGGTGAAGATTTCACCCACCATCGGCTAGATATTTTATACGAAGAAACCCATGCCGATGCTTTGTTTGCTACCTCCGGTTCTACTGTAATGTTCAACGGGCATGCGCTGGTTCCGTATGTTGTGCGTATCCAAGATGAAACCCATGTGCGTGTAGTCCACTTCCGTGACGGGCAGTATGTGGGGATGTCTGCCCCCATTGCTTCGCCAGACTTTCTCATTGATGAAACGTCACTAGCCCTCGATAAGAACAACCACATTATTCTCAATGCCCGTATTCAAGGTTTCGAAGGGCGTGGAGCTGGGGGACGTTTGGTGGCGAAGAGTGCCGATGGGTTTGAGTTTAGTTCCTTAGAATATCGTTCCTTGCCAGATCCGGGATGCAACGCAAAAGCTATCGGAAATCTGTTCATACACCCGCATTCAATGGTCGGGCGCCAACAAGGCTGTATCGTCGATATGGAAAGCGGAGACGTCGTTTACCGCTTTGACGACGGCGAATTTGGATACTCCGATGCGCTATGGCACGAAGATCGCCTTATTGTCGTCGCAGAACGAAACAACGAATTGTGGCAATGGACCTTAGCGCTCGCGCGTAGCGCGTAA
- a CDS encoding anchored repeat-type ABC transporter permease subunit, giving the protein MNLIDFLNDLTNPALSFLPRALVVAVLAAIVCGVAGAHVVLRGMSFVGDALAHAVFPGVAAAFALQGSILLGGAIAGVIVTLLITLFAQHRRLKEDSIIGVFFAAAFALGLVIMSRIPGYTGSLESFLFGSLNGSTDSDMLAVAGLGFLIIAVLAFYHRKLVAVSVDRDYATSLGISTLRADLVVYLAVAAAVVISVQTIGNILVLALLITPAAGARMLTDRVGTMMIISPAIGSLGAFLGIWASWTWDVPTGAMIVLILTAIFIVTWLFAPRRGVITGWLRATRER; this is encoded by the coding sequence ATGAACCTTATTGATTTTCTTAATGATTTGACCAATCCGGCACTGAGTTTCTTGCCGCGTGCACTAGTGGTGGCTGTTTTAGCTGCAATTGTTTGTGGAGTTGCCGGCGCACATGTGGTCTTGCGAGGCATGTCATTCGTTGGCGACGCTCTGGCCCATGCCGTATTTCCCGGCGTAGCAGCCGCGTTTGCACTCCAAGGCTCTATTCTGCTCGGGGGCGCTATTGCAGGTGTGATCGTGACGCTGCTGATCACATTATTTGCTCAGCATCGCAGATTAAAAGAGGACTCGATTATTGGAGTGTTTTTTGCGGCAGCATTTGCGCTAGGCCTAGTGATTATGTCACGAATTCCTGGATATACTGGTTCCCTGGAATCGTTCTTATTCGGCTCCCTCAACGGCTCTACGGACTCCGATATGCTCGCCGTTGCTGGTTTAGGTTTCCTCATTATTGCCGTACTAGCGTTTTATCATCGCAAGCTAGTAGCAGTGAGTGTGGATCGTGATTATGCAACAAGCCTGGGCATTTCCACATTGCGCGCAGACCTAGTCGTCTACTTGGCCGTGGCAGCTGCGGTAGTTATTTCAGTCCAAACCATTGGAAATATTCTTGTGCTAGCTCTGCTTATCACTCCGGCTGCTGGGGCTCGAATGCTTACCGACCGGGTGGGAACCATGATGATTATTTCTCCAGCGATCGGATCATTGGGTGCATTTTTAGGAATTTGGGCTTCATGGACGTGGGATGTTCCAACCGGCGCCATGATTGTTTTGATTTTGACAGCCATTTTTATTGTCACGTGGCTCTTTGCCCCACGCCGTGGCGTAATCACTGGCTGGTTACGCGCTACGCGCGAGCGCTAA
- a CDS encoding metal ABC transporter ATP-binding protein produces MSSPALLNVDNISVRLGGRDVLSNVSFDVHPGQLIGLIGPNGAGKTTLMRAINGLLPTSGGRIERHAKLGYVPQSRQIEWDYPMSLEQLVATSFIPQRSWFSRLGKTEWQAVYQALDTVGLAEYSERALAELSGGQKQRLLVARALVTQPSLLLLDEPFTGLDHPNQDSLTDLFTSLAKQGVGIIMSTHDLPGAVDMCSHLLMLHGTVRAFGEPSALRDRQLWMDTYAVRADSSLLKSLGLA; encoded by the coding sequence GTGAGCTCCCCCGCCTTGCTCAACGTTGACAATATCAGTGTGCGCCTAGGTGGACGCGATGTGCTTTCCAACGTCAGTTTTGATGTGCATCCCGGCCAGCTTATCGGGCTTATTGGCCCCAATGGCGCTGGAAAAACAACGCTGATGCGCGCGATTAATGGTTTGTTGCCGACGTCGGGCGGACGGATTGAACGCCATGCCAAACTTGGCTATGTTCCCCAGTCACGCCAAATCGAATGGGACTACCCAATGTCTCTCGAGCAGCTCGTTGCCACGTCGTTTATCCCGCAACGCTCCTGGTTTTCCCGGCTGGGGAAAACAGAATGGCAAGCTGTTTATCAAGCTCTTGACACTGTTGGGTTGGCTGAGTATTCCGAGCGTGCACTTGCCGAACTTTCTGGCGGGCAAAAACAACGCCTCCTTGTTGCTCGCGCCTTAGTAACTCAACCGTCGTTGCTATTGCTAGATGAGCCGTTTACTGGTTTGGACCACCCCAACCAGGATTCACTCACTGACCTTTTTACCTCCTTAGCCAAACAAGGCGTAGGCATTATTATGTCGACGCACGATCTGCCGGGAGCTGTAGATATGTGTAGCCACCTATTGATGCTTCACGGCACGGTACGCGCTTTTGGTGAACCTAGTGCGCTACGCGATCGCCAACTATGGATGGATACTTACGCAGTGCGCGCTGATTCTTCACTACTGAAAAGTTTGGGACTGGCATGA
- a CDS encoding choice-of-anchor M domain-containing protein, which translates to MKLRLFALSATAALLSIFALPAAATTTPSSTESDPALTQRVDANENIASAGERVERSAGHIDLGPKLIDNQWTLMARDDTETTPVWRHVADMIYRVSDEGILEVPQDQTYSFINDADHKVWVVPQQEIAQVVWLGWNTQDPGVTDNVNGTVTLSYGGHEGPGQFTVFVQAGNFGAPQVLWTSDKNEQQPIDVELHSHTHANWVFTEPGIHHVHLTASATLNDGTTVSDTQTLTFAVGTDTDATNAYESAERAHKSTPEQTSESGVSERTESAAHNAEADSSSSILPLVVGLGAGVVVIALIAFVLLKRREATTKKEARGEM; encoded by the coding sequence ATGAAACTTCGTCTATTTGCCCTATCTGCAACCGCAGCCCTACTCTCCATTTTTGCTCTGCCCGCCGCAGCAACAACCACCCCTAGTTCTACCGAATCCGATCCAGCACTAACCCAGCGCGTTGACGCCAACGAAAACATTGCTAGTGCCGGTGAGCGCGTAGAACGCAGCGCTGGGCATATCGATCTGGGACCAAAACTCATCGATAACCAATGGACTTTGATGGCACGCGACGATACCGAAACTACCCCCGTGTGGCGCCACGTAGCCGACATGATCTATCGGGTCAGTGACGAAGGAATTCTCGAAGTTCCCCAAGATCAAACATATTCCTTCATTAACGACGCTGATCACAAGGTGTGGGTTGTCCCCCAGCAAGAAATCGCGCAGGTAGTGTGGCTCGGGTGGAATACTCAAGATCCCGGTGTTACCGACAACGTCAACGGCACAGTAACTTTAAGCTATGGCGGGCATGAAGGGCCAGGCCAGTTCACCGTCTTCGTCCAGGCTGGTAATTTCGGTGCACCACAAGTGTTGTGGACATCGGATAAGAACGAACAACAACCCATCGACGTCGAGCTGCACTCCCATACCCACGCCAACTGGGTATTTACCGAACCTGGGATCCATCACGTCCACCTCACTGCCAGTGCAACCCTCAACGATGGCACCACCGTCTCCGACACCCAGACTCTGACCTTCGCAGTTGGAACTGATACGGACGCTACCAACGCTTATGAAAGTGCTGAACGCGCCCACAAATCTACACCGGAACAGACATCTGAATCTGGCGTCTCCGAACGCACCGAATCAGCAGCGCACAACGCCGAGGCTGACTCTTCATCGTCGATATTGCCACTGGTAGTAGGTCTGGGGGCTGGTGTTGTTGTGATCGCACTTATCGCCTTTGTCCTGCTCAAGCGGCGTGAAGCTACCACGAAGAAGGAAGCACGAGGTGAGATGTGA
- a CDS encoding anchored repeat ABC transporter, substrate-binding protein — protein sequence MKRLQAILLCAAILISGCSTTTSPAQEHNVVASTPFLADITRNIAGDRLNVTALVPPGRDPHTYEATFSTIRAIAYADLAITNQLLLEDAALMDSLHANLPANAPIIALGDEAIPFGAYHIPLVEDLALSTAWLGLRVDGSGGTQDSVSFTATAAKGPGNMAAFTTGTFGQANAWLTTSDGISSADTLALPTNAHTHMSWAFSKPGTYQLTLAATLNSGSHTTELGQTTLTFAVGIDPTDVEPTPTRIISSGHVDITASLAGRLTLRGEDTNATPYDVDPHTAVIAVPHSTATEIPAKGNWRFIGKPGEQVWILAQAVIGKHVHGEIDPHMWLDVRNTIAYVDVITQALSTYDPQGATIYQDNAQRYKTQLTKLDRWMRLTLAMIPPNNKRLVTSHDGYGYFAKGYGLDVAGYVSPNPSLEPSTRDLANLSATLASLNIPAVFTELGGAGQSPALTNLAHANNIDICPITGDVIQEGQTYIDLMTSLTTTVFTCLNPGALPPWPADLDIPKVEQ from the coding sequence GTGAAACGACTGCAGGCAATCTTGCTATGTGCCGCAATCCTCATCAGCGGTTGTTCGACCACCACCTCGCCAGCGCAAGAACATAACGTCGTCGCCTCTACCCCGTTCCTTGCTGATATCACACGCAATATCGCCGGTGATCGGCTCAACGTCACCGCACTGGTACCACCCGGACGCGATCCACACACCTACGAGGCAACCTTCTCCACAATCCGGGCTATCGCCTACGCTGATCTAGCAATCACCAACCAACTCCTGCTCGAAGATGCCGCCCTCATGGACTCCCTGCACGCCAATCTGCCCGCAAATGCCCCAATAATTGCACTCGGCGATGAAGCAATCCCATTTGGCGCCTACCATATCCCACTAGTAGAAGACCTCGCCTTATCCACTGCATGGCTAGGACTACGCGTCGATGGCTCTGGCGGAACCCAAGACTCAGTATCCTTTACTGCCACTGCAGCCAAAGGCCCGGGCAACATGGCAGCCTTCACCACTGGAACATTTGGCCAAGCAAACGCGTGGCTAACAACCTCCGATGGCATCTCTAGCGCCGATACCCTCGCACTACCAACGAATGCCCATACCCATATGTCGTGGGCATTTAGCAAACCCGGCACCTACCAGCTCACGCTGGCTGCCACACTTAACTCAGGCTCGCACACCACTGAACTTGGGCAAACCACACTCACGTTCGCCGTCGGAATCGATCCAACCGACGTCGAACCAACGCCCACCCGAATCATCAGCTCCGGACACGTCGACATCACCGCCTCCCTAGCAGGTCGCCTAACGTTACGCGGCGAAGATACCAACGCAACGCCCTACGACGTCGACCCACACACCGCAGTTATCGCAGTCCCCCACTCAACCGCGACTGAAATTCCAGCCAAAGGCAACTGGCGCTTCATCGGAAAACCCGGCGAACAAGTATGGATATTAGCCCAAGCAGTAATCGGCAAACATGTCCACGGCGAAATAGATCCCCACATGTGGCTCGATGTACGCAACACGATCGCCTACGTCGATGTCATTACCCAAGCGCTATCCACCTACGATCCCCAAGGCGCAACAATTTACCAAGACAACGCTCAACGCTACAAAACTCAGCTAACCAAACTCGATCGCTGGATGCGCCTAACTCTGGCAATGATCCCACCCAACAACAAACGCCTAGTTACCAGCCACGACGGCTACGGATACTTCGCCAAAGGTTACGGACTCGACGTCGCCGGCTATGTTTCACCAAACCCCAGCCTAGAACCATCAACACGCGATCTAGCCAATCTATCAGCAACTCTAGCGTCATTAAACATCCCGGCAGTATTTACCGAACTAGGTGGCGCAGGACAATCACCGGCCCTAACCAACCTTGCCCACGCAAACAACATTGATATTTGCCCTATCACTGGCGATGTCATTCAAGAAGGCCAAACCTACATAGATCTTATGACTTCGTTAACCACAACCGTATTCACGTGTCTGAACCCTGGCGCTCTGCCGCCATGGCCCGCAGACCTCGATATTCCAAAGGTAGAACAATGA
- a CDS encoding carbon starvation CstA family protein, producing MSTPATTVYTADEEKYILRNKQGVPVGVKPHQKWTPLKIALWVGISLLGGLGWTMLAIVRGEEVNSIWFVITALCTYAIGYRFYALYIQRKIMIPDDTNATPAERINNGRDFDPTNRVVLYGHHFAAIAGAGPLVGPVLAAQMGYLPGTLWIIFGVLVAGAVQDMLVLFFSMRRGGRSLGKMAQDEIGKIGGAVATVIVLVMLMIVLAVLAMVCVNALAASPWGVFSVGMTIPLAIAMGLWLRFVQPGKITQVSIVGCIGLILCIIGGRYVAESSFGEYLHLSPTTLVIAMVIYGFFAAVLPVWMLLTPRDYLSTFMKVGTIAILAVGIVVVRPILEMPAVTEFASNTDGPVFAGELFPFLFITIACGALSGMHATVSSGTTPKMLQKESQVRMIGYGGMLMESFVAIMALAAAASLNQGIYFGMNTSAGTVDKLAGTAVVEQYDGDREEITSVAVGNLGVTNVHGGKVVPQWETEDANGNEVVVSGADAFKAVAKDVGEPSIVSRTGGAPTLAVSMAHILHQVGGGKGMMGFWYHFAIMFEALFILSAVDAVTRVARFQVSEALGSVIPKFKDPNWNVGAWFATGLVVAAWGSLLLMGVTDPRGGIQTLFPLFGIANQLIAAIALLLCTVVVARKGFIKYLWIPMIPFVFDVAVTFTASYQKIFSTDAKIGYFQQWRDALAKADSLTDPVAIEDNAAVIRNTFIQGTLSVIFVAAVAFVIVAAAIRIYSTISSGTYSNSEDPYQESNFFAPVNLIASPLEKKLVVEYEQVGDPNLIPGMKPATH from the coding sequence ATGTCTACTCCGGCCACCACGGTTTACACCGCGGATGAAGAAAAATATATTCTACGAAACAAACAAGGCGTGCCTGTTGGTGTTAAACCACATCAGAAATGGACGCCACTGAAAATCGCTCTATGGGTAGGAATTTCCCTTCTCGGTGGGTTGGGATGGACAATGCTCGCCATCGTGCGCGGTGAAGAGGTTAATTCCATCTGGTTTGTTATCACTGCACTGTGTACCTATGCGATCGGATATCGTTTTTACGCATTGTATATCCAGCGCAAGATCATGATTCCCGATGATACTAACGCAACCCCGGCAGAACGAATCAATAATGGTCGTGACTTCGATCCGACTAACCGCGTAGTTCTTTATGGGCATCACTTTGCTGCAATTGCTGGGGCCGGCCCACTCGTGGGACCAGTTTTAGCTGCTCAAATGGGATACCTTCCAGGAACCTTGTGGATTATCTTCGGTGTGCTTGTTGCCGGAGCTGTCCAAGACATGCTGGTTCTCTTCTTCTCCATGCGACGTGGTGGCCGATCCTTGGGCAAGATGGCACAAGATGAAATTGGCAAGATCGGTGGAGCTGTAGCAACCGTCATCGTCTTAGTTATGTTGATGATCGTGCTTGCTGTTCTCGCTATGGTATGTGTCAATGCGCTTGCAGCCTCCCCTTGGGGAGTGTTCTCAGTAGGCATGACTATCCCGTTGGCAATTGCAATGGGATTGTGGTTACGCTTTGTTCAACCCGGTAAGATCACTCAGGTATCCATCGTTGGTTGTATCGGATTGATCTTGTGCATTATCGGCGGCCGCTACGTTGCCGAATCATCCTTTGGTGAATACTTGCATCTGAGCCCAACAACCTTGGTGATCGCCATGGTGATTTACGGATTCTTCGCTGCAGTGTTGCCGGTCTGGATGCTCCTTACTCCTCGCGACTACCTCTCTACATTCATGAAGGTTGGAACTATTGCGATCTTGGCAGTAGGCATTGTTGTGGTGCGTCCGATCTTGGAGATGCCTGCTGTTACTGAGTTTGCTTCTAATACTGATGGTCCAGTATTTGCCGGAGAACTCTTCCCGTTCTTGTTTATCACCATCGCGTGCGGTGCGCTTTCAGGAATGCATGCAACAGTCTCATCTGGTACAACACCAAAAATGCTTCAAAAAGAGTCCCAGGTACGAATGATTGGTTACGGCGGTATGCTCATGGAGTCGTTCGTGGCAATCATGGCATTAGCAGCAGCTGCCTCGTTGAATCAAGGGATTTATTTTGGTATGAACACCTCGGCTGGCACAGTCGATAAACTGGCCGGGACTGCCGTCGTCGAACAATACGACGGGGATCGCGAAGAAATTACCTCAGTTGCTGTAGGGAATCTAGGTGTAACGAACGTTCACGGTGGCAAGGTTGTGCCGCAATGGGAAACCGAAGATGCCAACGGCAATGAAGTTGTTGTCTCTGGCGCAGATGCGTTTAAGGCTGTGGCTAAAGACGTGGGTGAACCTTCCATTGTTTCGCGAACTGGTGGTGCGCCAACACTAGCTGTGTCCATGGCACACATTTTGCACCAGGTTGGTGGTGGTAAGGGCATGATGGGCTTCTGGTACCACTTTGCGATTATGTTCGAGGCACTCTTTATTCTCTCAGCGGTCGATGCTGTGACGCGTGTGGCGCGGTTCCAAGTATCGGAAGCACTCGGTTCTGTTATTCCAAAGTTCAAAGATCCTAACTGGAACGTCGGTGCCTGGTTTGCCACCGGCTTGGTTGTTGCCGCATGGGGATCTTTGCTGCTGATGGGAGTAACTGATCCGCGAGGCGGTATCCAAACACTCTTCCCACTCTTTGGTATTGCCAACCAACTTATCGCCGCGATTGCGCTGTTGCTATGCACTGTTGTAGTGGCACGTAAGGGCTTTATCAAGTACCTGTGGATTCCGATGATTCCATTTGTTTTTGATGTCGCTGTTACCTTTACTGCCTCTTATCAAAAGATTTTCTCCACCGACGCCAAGATTGGTTACTTCCAGCAGTGGCGTGATGCGCTGGCAAAGGCAGATTCGCTTACTGATCCGGTTGCCATTGAAGATAACGCAGCAGTTATCCGCAATACCTTTATCCAAGGTACGCTTTCGGTGATCTTTGTTGCGGCAGTAGCATTCGTCATCGTAGCTGCAGCTATTCGTATCTACTCAACGATTAGCTCTGGCACATATAGCAATAGTGAAGATCCGTATCAAGAATCAAACTTCTTTGCTCCGGTCAACCTTATTGCTAGCCCACTGGAAAAGAAACTGGTTGTGGAATACGAACAGGTTGGAGATCCTAACCTGATTCCGGGAATGAAACCAGCTACTCACTAG
- a CDS encoding YbdD/YjiX family protein, producing the protein MKEYLDKVAKCYQHFRYLWREMTGEGAYDAYLARHSRDHPDHEPMSERDFWRARADEAENNVQARCC; encoded by the coding sequence ATGAAAGAATATCTCGACAAAGTAGCCAAATGCTATCAGCATTTTCGTTACCTTTGGCGTGAAATGACCGGAGAAGGAGCCTATGATGCTTATCTGGCTCGACATTCTCGAGACCACCCTGACCATGAGCCGATGAGCGAACGCGATTTTTGGCGCGCTAGAGCTGACGAGGCGGAAAACAACGTCCAAGCACGCTGTTGCTAA
- a CDS encoding aldo/keto reductase codes for MIPTLPLNDGRNIPQLGYGTFLVPPQDTEAQVSQALEAGYRHIDTAAIYRNEEGVGRAIAHSGIARDELWITTKLWNDRRGPDAVRAALDESLTKLGLDYVDLYLIHWPAPKNGPIASTWETFGELRSQGLTHSIGVSNFDERYLPDIIATGLIPAVDQIELHPQFQQKPTKELAKTHHIELQAWGPLGQGKVDYQAGLIGEIAQRHQASWAQVTLAWHIAKGHIVFPKSSSPQRMRENLASTNVVLTSEDIAAIDALDLGLAGRVSADPADLN; via the coding sequence ATGATTCCAACACTCCCCCTCAATGACGGGCGCAACATTCCTCAACTTGGGTATGGAACATTCTTAGTGCCACCACAAGATACCGAAGCCCAAGTAAGTCAGGCATTGGAAGCCGGTTATCGCCATATTGATACTGCAGCTATTTACCGCAACGAAGAGGGCGTAGGTCGAGCTATCGCACACTCTGGAATCGCGCGTGATGAACTGTGGATCACGACTAAGCTGTGGAATGATCGCCGCGGTCCAGACGCAGTGCGGGCAGCGCTAGATGAATCGCTTACCAAGCTCGGCCTTGATTACGTTGATCTCTATCTCATTCACTGGCCGGCACCGAAAAATGGTCCGATTGCCAGTACCTGGGAAACTTTTGGGGAACTGCGATCCCAAGGTTTGACCCACTCAATTGGCGTATCTAACTTCGATGAACGCTATCTGCCAGATATTATCGCAACCGGCCTGATTCCTGCTGTTGATCAAATTGAGCTTCATCCTCAATTCCAGCAAAAACCAACGAAGGAACTAGCTAAGACGCATCACATTGAGCTTCAGGCGTGGGGGCCTTTGGGCCAAGGAAAAGTTGATTACCAAGCCGGCCTAATAGGCGAGATTGCCCAGCGCCACCAAGCTAGCTGGGCGCAAGTGACATTGGCCTGGCATATTGCCAAGGGCCATATTGTTTTCCCCAAGAGCTCATCACCGCAACGCATGAGAGAAAATCTTGCCAGCACCAACGTGGTTCTCACTTCAGAAGATATTGCTGCCATTGATGCTCTAGATCTTGGCCTGGCAGGCCGCGTCTCAGCAGATCCGGCAGACCTGAACTGA
- a CDS encoding ArsR/SmtB family transcription factor: METSPDFARVAEMFKVLGNESRLELLVALDTESMTVSQLARQTHLSQPLVSQHLRTLRTAGMVTATRQGREVIYQLADEHVAHVVTDAIIHAHEKLES; the protein is encoded by the coding sequence ATGGAAACCTCACCAGATTTCGCGCGAGTAGCCGAGATGTTCAAAGTACTAGGCAATGAGTCTCGGCTAGAACTTCTCGTCGCTCTTGATACCGAATCTATGACGGTTAGCCAACTAGCACGACAAACCCACCTATCACAACCGCTGGTATCACAACATCTGCGAACCTTGCGCACTGCCGGAATGGTCACTGCTACTCGCCAGGGCAGAGAAGTGATTTATCAGCTAGCTGATGAGCATGTTGCACACGTTGTTACTGATGCCATAATCCATGCTCACGAAAAACTCGAGTCTTAG